The genomic segment TCCGGTCGTGTGTACATACCCAATCATTGAACGGTACACCTTAACGCATCCTCCCCTACAAGCTCCTCTGGTCCCAATCAAAATCTTACACATTGAATTAACAATCTTAAAATTGAGCTGTCTAGCAACTACCAAATATCTACGGGTCTCTATGTTTTCAACGAATAAGTTCACAccatgttttttctttttttttttttttgtaaaatcaaaCTACTCAAGCTGAATTTTCAACTACAATATTTACGGAGTCGTACGCAAATTACGGCTAGAAGTGAATTTATATATGCACGAAATTTGTTCCGGTTGACAATCTAACAATTTGAAAAAATGCTTCGTGGTAAACTACATATGATGCAATGGATTTGTGATACTGCCGTACAGGACCGTTATAGAATATGTGACAAATGCCATTTTCATCATGGCGTTTCTGGCAGGAAGCGGTGTGACTCATATTGAGTCATGGAAGTGTTCCAGTGCTTTACTACATTtgaatttttatcatttttgaagCGATATCAAGcttttttaaaatatgatatatcgTTACTAACGTTTATTAATAATTGTCTTTTCCTTGCTTTATTTCAGGCTCATTGGTTGCTGAGAATTAACCATTCGTAACGAGGAAAGTATTCGGCCTATTAAAACCTTTCTGAACTCCTCGCGATACGTCATTTAGTCAGTAATAACTCGAAAGACTCCGTCGACTATAGTTCTCTATGACGCTTGAGAAACAGAATGATTGAAGGGACATGGACGTATTTGATtgacaaagaaaaaaaaggaaaatagaaGAGCGATGCATTTTCATTTTCCATTGTTTACCGACAGTATTCATTATCAAGACTTACGTGTCTTTAAGAAGTTTTTACTAGCAGTGTGATCGCTGTTCTTTGCAGAGTAACAAAAAGAATTGTATTTCAAGCGGCCATACAGTTAAATATCGTCATGCGATTCCGACATGTTAGATATTGGAGAGTGCTggttatattgtttgttgtatatcttttttatattcGGTTTACTGCTGAGGAAAATCGAAGGAATATTTACTGTCTTAATTTCTTGCAAGAACATTCAATAAGGAAATTGCTTCCTTTCCGACTGTTTCATTACCCTTTGGACATCGACTTCAAGAAATTAGAGGAAGATATTACCAACAAGGGTACGGCAGATGTTGATCCTATCAATGAGTTTCCATTTTCGTACAAGAAGCCGATTGAAAATATTTGTGATTCAAcggaaaatatatttctattgtttatgGTCAAATCAGCACCTGGAAACTTCGATCAACGACAAGTGATTCGAGAAACATGGGCTAATAAGCTGTACTTTGAATACGATATAATCAGACATGTGTTTTTGCTTGCAAAAACAATGAATGAAACAATATATGACCGTCTTTCACATGAGGAAGAGATGCATCATGATATCCTAGAAATGACTTATGTTGATGATTACTACCACAGTGCATACAAAACAACAGGAGGCATCAACTGGTGTGTCAAATATTGCCCTACAGCCAAGTTCGTAATGCTTGCGGATGACGATCTTTATGTTGCAACTGATCACATTCTAGATTACCTACATGGATTGCCACACGAGATCTATCGGTCTCTCTTTGTTGGTAAGGTAGGGTTTCCGGAACCACAGAGGTGCCCAGAAGATAAATGGTTTATGTCCATTGGAAATTATTCTTTCGAAAAGTACCCAAATTTTGTCAGCGGAGGGGCGGTAATCATGTCAATGGACTTCGCTAAAAGACTGAAAATTGCTATTCCGTTTACAAAACAGTTTAAGTTTGATGATGTTTTTCTAGCAATTGTTGCTTATAAACTTGGTGTTAAGCCGATTAATCATTCGGGAATTCACATCTCGCCCGCTGTATCCTGCAATGACGACAAATTCGAAACTGCGTTAGTCTCTCATgggtatgaaaacccaaataagCTACGGGCCGCGTGGGCTTTCCACATACATCCACATACGACAAATTGTAGCATTTTAAGCCAGAATTAACGTGTAAGAACTGCTTTTGCTCACCTCCTCTGGTTTCAATAACATCGGTCTGGCCCGGTTTCACTAGCTTTCCTAAACTCATTAAAGCCCTTAACTCATACTCAACCAAGTTAaacattaattgattaatatcTTAGCTAAgtaatttctgtattttttactTATAAGAAATAATGCTAGAGAATGTTGATAAAACTGGGCGAGGTAGTCTATCAAAGGCTAACTGTCCAGTTTGAATGCAAAGTATATAGGCAGATAACTGCCTTTTATGTCAAACAATGTCTGCTGTGTATGTTAAAGCACGAAGGGTATTGATACAATTTATAACTGCTGTATAGTGTAGTATGCTTTGAATGCTTTGCACAAGTACATTAATTACAGTTGTACGAAATACGAGTATAATTTGGTCTCATTTGAAAAAGGacaaaatcattttgaattttaatgacAACGTGCCTTGTTTTCCGAAGTTGACATTGAAGCTTGTAATATAGATTTTAAACAACAATTTACCAATGTCTTTTGTTGATTTGTCCGTGAGTATTTCCCAAAAGGTGCACTTT from the Pecten maximus chromosome 4, xPecMax1.1, whole genome shotgun sequence genome contains:
- the LOC117326304 gene encoding beta-1,3-galactosyltransferase brn-like, producing MRFRHVRYWRVLVILFVVYLFYIRFTAEENRRNIYCLNFLQEHSIRKLLPFRLFHYPLDIDFKKLEEDITNKGTADVDPINEFPFSYKKPIENICDSTENIFLLFMVKSAPGNFDQRQVIRETWANKLYFEYDIIRHVFLLAKTMNETIYDRLSHEEEMHHDILEMTYVDDYYHSAYKTTGGINWCVKYCPTAKFVMLADDDLYVATDHILDYLHGLPHEIYRSLFVGKVGFPEPQRCPEDKWFMSIGNYSFEKYPNFVSGGAVIMSMDFAKRLKIAIPFTKQFKFDDVFLAIVAYKLGVKPINHSGIHISPAVSCNDDKFETALVSHGYENPNKLRAAWAFHIHPHTTNCSILSQN